The genomic region CAGCCGCGGCGATGGCGCAGGAATCGATCAGCACACAGTAGCTCGCGAAGCCGCGTCCGGCCACGAAGTCGAGCATGCCGCAGGCGAGCCGCGCCTCGGCTCGGCGGGAGCCGCGCAAATCCTGTTCGTCCGCGTCGGTCAGCCGCAGGTCGCGGTGCGTTGCCACGTCGAGCCCCACCGCGACCAGGTCGAAGCCGCCGTGCAGCACCTGTCGCGCCGCCTCGGGGTCGACGTAGAAGTTCCACTCGCTGACCGGGTTGTCCCCGGTGGCGTTGACCGCGGCCTCGCGCTGCAGCCCGAAGGCTCCGCCGAGCACGATCAGACGCTCGACGAGTTGCGGCAGGCGCGGCTCCATGCGCTGTGCGAGCGCGATGTTGGTGAGCGGCCCCAGTGCCACCACGGTGAGGGGGGCGCCTTGTTCGGCGTGGCGGCGGGCCAGCTCCACCAGCAGGTTGGGCGCGTAGGCGGGGGCCGGCGGCAGCGGAGCGGCCGGCAAGCCGGTCTCGCCCAGACCGTCGGCGCCGTGCGAGAATGGATCGTGAGCCAGTTCCCGGACCAGCGGATGCGGCCCGCCCCTGCCGGTGGCCACGCCGGTCGGACCGGTGACCGGCGCGCCCATCAACTGCAGGATGGCATGGATGTTGCGGTAGCAGCGCTCGGCCGGCAGGTTGCCGGATACGCTGGTCACGGCGCACACGCGCACGTGTGGCGTCTTCAGCGCGACGATCAGCGCCAGCGCGTCGTCCATGCCCGGATCGCAGTCGATGAACAGGGCCGTGGTTTCAGAGGTATGCTTGGTGTCGATGGCAGACTCCTTGTTGCGCGGCCCTCGTTGCGCGGGTGCGCACCCATGATGGTCGATTCGCTACCACGTGAACAGGTGCCGCGGTAACCCATGGCAACGCGCGCTGACTGCGTGGTGCTCTCCCACGTAATCGTGGACGACCTGCACTTCGCCTCCGGCGGCGAGCGGCGCGGCGTGCTCGGCGGCGCCGGCACCTACGCCGCGGCGGGCGTGCGGCTGGCCGGTGGCGGCGCAGGCATTGCGTGCGGCGTGGGCGAAGACTTTGCCGGTTCCGCGCACGCCGCCTGGTTCGACGGCAACGGCATCGATACGGCCGGCCTCGAACCGCGCGGCCGCCGGACGCCGCGCAGCACGGTGGTCTACCACCGCGAGGACGCGCGTACCGAGACACCGGCGTACGGCGAGGAGCACTTCACCCGCATGCGCCCACGCATCGACCGCCTGCCCGCCTCCTACCGGGCCGCCCGCGGCTACTACATCTTCCGCGACCATGACGCCGCGTTCTGGCACGAGGCGGCGGCCTTGCGCGCCGCCACCGGAGCCGTAGTGCTGTGGGAACTGCACGCGGCGGCCGCGGTGGCGGCGCGCTGGCCGGCGGTAGCTGCCCGCCTGGCCCGGGTGGACCTGGTCTCCCTCAACCTGGCCGAGGGCCGCCGGCTGTGCTCGACGCGCGAGGCGCGGACGCCCGAGGCGCGGGTGCGCGCGGCACGGATGCCGCTCGGTGTGCCGGCTTCGTCCGCCGGGCAGCGCCTCGCCGGGCAGCGTCCCGCCGGGCGGCGTCCCGCGGGGCCGCCATCACGGCTCCGCAGGCCGCCGGGCACCGCTCCGGAGCCGCGGATGGGGGAGGCGCAGGAGATAGCCGCCCGCCTGCTGGCGACCGGTGTCGGCGCCGTGGCGCTGCGGCTCGGCGCCCACGGGGCGCTGCTCGCCCGGCCGCCGGCGGAGTACCGGCACATACCCGCCTGGCCGACCACCGTGGTCGACTCGACCGGAGCCGGGAACGCGTTCGGCGGCGCGTTGCTGGCGGCGGTCGCCGCCGGCGACGACTGGCTGAGCGCCGCCTGCGGGGCGTCCGCGGCAGCATCGCTGATGCTGGCACAGCATGGGCCGCCGCCTCGCCTCGACGCCCGCCGCCGCGACTGGCTCCGGCGCCGCGATCTCCTGCTCGCCGGTC from Spirochaetaceae bacterium harbors:
- a CDS encoding nucleoside hydrolase is translated as MDCDPGMDDALALIVALKTPHVRVCAVTSVSGNLPAERCYRNIHAILQLMGAPVTGPTGVATGRGGPHPLVRELAHDPFSHGADGLGETGLPAAPLPPAPAYAPNLLVELARRHAEQGAPLTVVALGPLTNIALAQRMEPRLPQLVERLIVLGGAFGLQREAAVNATGDNPVSEWNFYVDPEAARQVLHGGFDLVAVGLDVATHRDLRLTDADEQDLRGSRRAEARLACGMLDFVAGRGFASYCVLIDSCAIAAAARPDLIETVPLHCDVETRGELTRGQTVVDIRDNFRWRHLPRVQAARDADFPALRRLIVDTLLA
- a CDS encoding PfkB family carbohydrate kinase yields the protein MATRADCVVLSHVIVDDLHFASGGERRGVLGGAGTYAAAGVRLAGGGAGIACGVGEDFAGSAHAAWFDGNGIDTAGLEPRGRRTPRSTVVYHREDARTETPAYGEEHFTRMRPRIDRLPASYRAARGYYIFRDHDAAFWHEAAALRAATGAVVLWELHAAAAVAARWPAVAARLARVDLVSLNLAEGRRLCSTREARTPEARVRAARMPLGVPASSAGQRLAGQRPAGRRPAGPPSRLRRPPGTAPEPRMGEAQEIAARLLATGVGAVALRLGAHGALLARPPAEYRHIPAWPTTVVDSTGAGNAFGGALLAAVAAGDDWLSAACGASAAASLMLAQHGPPPRLDARRRDWLRRRDLLLAG